Proteins co-encoded in one Sander vitreus isolate 19-12246 chromosome 9, sanVit1, whole genome shotgun sequence genomic window:
- the LOC144522903 gene encoding uncharacterized protein LOC144522903, with product MFSDSRTPAPGEQKGFKPHAPHFIPWLRNSLKPHHSSDLGLNGPYKSSSEACNNLTPLERAKGIGFFSIQGRDRAKKGEVRCNGVGMARMLPVVLRGHHILPGSLRKQREDSPARWNQSPELDPPINTQSSPGDGPHGLSNSSTSAQDNHTFVRNHGSHLSPLQSQDDGTSTSVRKYGPLVRPPPLPVSGLLSEEPNYKVPVVVDIEDRRGKVWDYASSTTYRKRDLHSSSWVCSDTQGLTERQHGFPTSFSYNKQQSRNSQSQRDLREPPVEGFNRPLNGVIFSTEVPQRGLGCTTTLRHPRKARSSLERIAALGQNQTWVQYRSTIEGEPQRKESDCSRKVIRNQIKRVVDNLEHVLTALRDVHQEMKEVVQQIDHLTSSIDLNVEEQQGNERGDSANPPSDSSSSSDSSSSKVTLGNTHQWPSEPGDQPGTTDSFGTLRGDHHKCHFPPNVLLCPVTSGFSSERSQTLRFTCSLLSSHRQGGPLQYNNSLPLSNPPQNLTSHDLTLSPQRSLPVRPPTPGLSPLTVNLHHPNNPGSQPHSPGPSSSIRVSPVSSLSAKPQPPPTLSPSVIIENKVGSYQTPQSDHPSASLLSPSSTQPPSASCPPINPETQTVSNTDRERRSSSAGPVHRPSQVCSAPAATAKSPTAQGCRGRKPPPYPHHRPSEHTKKVKEPRKAPPYPEKRRLLSTTV from the exons ATGTTCTCTGACAGCAGGACTCCAGCACCTGGGGAGCAGAAAGGCTTCAAGCCCCACGCCCCTCACTTCATCCCGTGGCTGCGCAATAGTCTTAAGCCCCACCACAGCAGTGACCTGGGGCTCAATGGACCGTACAAATCCAGCTCAGAGGCCTGCAACAACCTGACCCCGCTGGAGAGAGCCAAAGGGATCGGGTTCTTCTCTATCCAGGGAAGGGACCGGGCAAAGAAGGGGGAGGTTCGGTGTAATGGCGTAGGGATGGCGAGAATGCTGCCAGTGGTGCTGCGTGGGCACCATATCCTGCCTGGGAGTCTGAGGAAGCAGCGGGAGGACAGTCCTGCCAGGTGGAACCAGTCTCCAGAGCTGGACCCACCCATCAACACGCAGAGCAGTCCGGGGGACGGGCCGCATGGTCTGAGCAACAGCTCCACCTCTGCCCAGGACAACCACACCTTTGTTAGGAACCACGGCAGCCACCTGAGTCCCCTTCAGTCGCAGGATGACGGGACTAGCACCTCAGTCAGGAAATATGGGCCACTAGTGAGaccccctcctcttcctgtttCTGGACTGCTCAGTGAAGAGCCAAACTATAAGGTGCCTGTTGTGGTGGACATTGAGGACAGGAGGGGGAAGGTGTGGGACTACGCCAGCAGTACAACCTACCGCAAGAGAGACCTCCATTCATCCAGCTGGGTGTGCTCAGACACTCAGGGACTAACAGAAAGGCAGCATGGCTTCCCCACCAGCTTCAGCtacaacaaacaacagagcaggAACTCCCAGAGCCAGAGAGACCTGAGGGAACCACCTGTTGAGGGTTTCAACAGGCCCCTAAATGGAGTCATCTTCTCCACTGAGGTTCCTCAGAGAGGCCTGGGCTGCACCACAACACTACGACACCCCAGGAAAGCTAGATCAAGCTTGGAGCGTATCGCGGCCCTGGGCCAGAATCAGACATGGGTCCAATACAGGTCGACCATTGAAGGGGAGCCACAGAGGAAGGAATCAGACTGCAGCAGGAAGGTGATTCGAAACCAGATTAAACGGGTGGTGGACAACCTGGAGCATGTTCTTACAGCGCTGAGGGACGTTCACCAGGAAATGAAAGAG GTGGTGCAGCAGATTGACCATCTAACCTCATCCATTGATCTGAATGTGGAGGAGCAGCAGGGGAATGAAAGAGGTGACAGCGCCAACCCTCCCAGCGACAGCAGCTCCAGTTCAGATTCCAGCTCCAGTAAAGTGACGTTAGGCAACACCCATCAATGGCCGTCAGAGCCTGGAGACCAGCCAGGAACCACAGACTCATTTGGCACCCTCAGGGGAGATCATCACAAGTGTCACTTTCCACCAAATGTGCTGCTATGCCCGGTAACCTCTGGGTTTTCATCAGAGAGGAGTCAAACTCTTCGGTTCACCTGCAGCCTGCTGTCTTCTCACAGACAAGGTGGGCCGCTCCAGTACAACAATAGTCTCCCTTTATCCAATCCCCCTCAAAACCTCACCTCCCATGATCTTACTTTGTCTCCCCAAAGAAGCCTCCCTGTTCGGCCTCCCACTCCTGGTCTCTCCCCTCTAACAGTAAATCTCCATCACCCCAACAACCCTGGTTCTCAGCCTCACTCCCCTGGTCCTTCCTCCTCCATCAGGGTCAGCCCTGTGTCCTCTCTGTCTGCAAAGCCTCAGCCACCCCCCACTCTTAGCCCTTCTGTCATCATAGAGAACAAGGTTGGGTCTTATCAGACCCCACAAAGTGACCACCCATCTGCCAGTTTGCTTTCTCCATCATCGACCCAGCCTCCATCTGCCAGCTGCCCACCCATCAACCCAGAAACTCAAACTGTGTCCAACACTGACAGAGAGAGGCGATCATCCTCAGCAGGACCCGTTCACAGACCGTCACAGGTGTGCTCTGCCCCTGCAGCCACAGCTAAATCACCAACAGCACAAGGCTGCAGGGGTCGCAAGCCTCCTCCGTACCCGCACCACAGACCCTCTGAACACACAAAGAAGGTGAAGGAACCCCGCAAAGCTCCTCCATACCCTGAGAAAAGAAGGCTTCTCTCGACCACAGTGTGA
- the mydgf gene encoding myeloid-derived growth factor has protein sequence MATQNNFCAVNLAFLLVFVLIVPVDASPDRTKTVEFNVKPGGVVHTFTEAIREYECSFTYASQGGTNEQWLMSVGLSDDDRLFSCSVWRPQGKSYLFFTQFKAELKGTKIEYANAYSQTAAAGQSDMPLKPEEFTVGDSTVTHRDGKFNAQLSKLTAIGRTRHDEL, from the exons ATGGCCACCCAAAATAACTTTTGTGCTGTTAATTTGGCGTTTCTGCTTGTCTTCGTGTTGATTGTCCCGGTTGATGCCTCTCCTGATCGGACGAAGACGGTGGAGTTTAACGTTAAACCGGGAGGAGTGGTGCACACTTTCACTGAGGCGATT AGGGAGTATGAATGCTCATTCACTTATGCTTCACAAGGGGGAACCAATGAG CAATGGTTGATGAGTGTGGGTTTGAGTGATGACGACAGACTGTTTTCCTGCTCTGTGTggag GCCCCAGGGGAAGTCTTACCTGTTTTTCACTCAATTCAAAGCTGAACTTAAGGGAACCAAAATTGAATATGCAAATGCATAT TCTCAGACGGCAGCAGCAGGACAGAGTGACATGCCTTTGAAGCCGGAGGAATTTACTGTAGGAGACTCAACAG TGACCCACAGAGATGGAAAGTTTAACGCTCAACTCTCCAAACTGACTGCCATTGGACGGACACGACACGATGAGCTGTAA
- the loxl5a gene encoding lysyl oxidase-like 5a has translation MEKFVLVLVCLLDVLVCFGTGQHRLRAGVGPWRHRIQWENNGQVYSLMSTGTQYRSPAQTRRRTQLMLTTKNSLNRLHPPVALSRSTSTRHGDLEEAAGSHSQQNDLSQMDVSVLGIDAGQYLLASGIPGTHSQSPPRLATPGEAVAVGYLSQQAASNGGAAAFTTIQEFSGSGVPRGGRSAPGAGSQQATASPVGSPDFTHSQGGRISSESAARSPAIAGWDTVGEDSGNARRIPQQTSLGDARSAQRAHSLTRNTAESNVFPTAPSSNAVEMHFPRTRPDTTRTTDVDDPRDPHSIHHRNSVFYNVYPPDHRNRITVHPPPGPGYGTRFFHNGLPDLVPDPYYIQAASYIQRVQMYALRCAAEENCLSRSANHPNVRDLDYRVLLRFPQRVKNQGTADFLPVKPRHEWEWHSCHQHYHSMEAFSTYDLLDVFTGQKVAEGHKASFCLEDTSCDPGVRRRFACTAHTQGLGPGCYDTYHANIDCQWIDITDVPPGNYILKVTVNPSQMVQESDFSNNEVRCDIRYTGSYVQARNCRITVS, from the exons AACCGGTCAGCACCGTTTACGCGCAGGTGTCGGACCGTGGAGACACCGGATTCAGTGGGAGAATAACGGTCAGGTGTACAGTTTAATGAGCACAGGGACTCAATATCGCTCCCCTGCGCAGACCAGAAGACGTACTCAGCTCATGTTGACAACTAAAAACAGTTTGAACCGACTTCACCCTCCTGTTGCGCTCAGTAGATCCACCAGTACCAGACATGGAGACCTCGAGGAGGCAGCCGGGAGTCACTCTCAACAAAACGACCTCAGTCAAATGGATGTGTCGGTTCTTGGTATTGATGCGGGTCAGTATTTACTCGCCTCGGGAATACCCGGGACGCACAGTCAGTCCCCTCCGCGCCTCGCAACCCCCGGAGAGGCTGTGGCTGTGGGATACCTTTCACAACAGGCAGCGTCAAACGGCGGCGCCGCGGCTTTCACCACCATCCAGGAGTTCTCCGGCAGTGGAGTCCCACGAGGAGGCCGGAGTGCACCTGGAGCTGGCTCACAACAGGCCACTGCGTCACCGGTAGGATCACCGGACTTTACGCACAGCCAAGGCGGAAGGATAAGCTCGGAATCAGCTGCCCGGTCACCTGCCATAGCTGGATGGGACACCGTGGGAGAGGACAGTGGGAACGCCCGTCGCATCCCGCAGCAAACCAGTTTAGGAGACGCTCGCAGTGCGCAAAGAGCGCACTCACTGACCAGAAACACTGCGGAATCAAACGTTTTTCCCACAGCGCCGTCCAGTAACGCCGTAGAAATGCACTTTCCTCGTACAAGGCCGGATACAACAAGGACTACGGACGTGGATGACCCACGGGATCCGCACAGTATTCATCACAGAAACTCCGTTTTCTATAATGTTTACCCACCAGACCATAGAAACAGGATCACTGTGCACCCTCCACCAGGACCGGGCTATGGCACCAGGTTCTTCCACAATG gtcTCCCAGACTTGGTTCCTGACCCTTACTACATCCAAGCTGCCTCTTACATCCAGAGAGTGCAGATGTACGCACTTCGCTGTGCTGCTGAAGAAAACTGTCTTTCCAG GTCTGCTAATCACCCGAATGTGAGGGACCTCGACTACAGAGTCCTGCTGCGGTTCCCACAGCGAGTGAAGAACCAAGGAACAGCTGACTTCCTCCCAGTGAAGCCCAGACATGAGTGGGAATGGCATAGCTGTCACCA gcatTACCACAGTATGGAGGCCTTTAGTACCTATGACTTGCTGGATGTCTTTACTGGACAGAAGGTCGCCGAGGGACACAAGGCCAGTTTCTGTCTGGAGGACACATCCTGTGACCCGGGTGTACGACGACGCTTCGCCTGCACTGCTCACACACAG GGACTCGGCCCTGGTTgctacgatacgtatcacgccAATATCGACTGTCAGTGGATCGACATCACTGATGTACCGCCTGGAAACTACATCCTCAAG GTGACAGTGAACCCCTCGCAGATGGTTCAGGAGTCAGATTTTTCAAACAATGAGGTGCGCTGCGACATCAGGTACACAGGAAGCTACGTCCAGGCGAGAAACTGCAGGATCACTGT AAGCTGA